The Blastococcus sp. HT6-4 genome window below encodes:
- a CDS encoding SDR family oxidoreductase has protein sequence MADSSDSRAVLVTGASRGIGRAIAHAFADRGDRVAVHSGSSREAAERVAAELPGRGHVVVQADVADAEAVGAAVDEAAAALGALQVLVNNAGVYTAHPPTETSWADWQAIVARTLQVNLVGAMHATFRAVPHLVAAGGGAVVNVTSRGAFRGEPNTPAYGAAKAGLNAFGQSMAQALAPHGITVGSVAPGFVQTEMAREILDGPGGDAVRAQSPYGRVARPEEVASAVLWLASPGARFSTGTIIDVNGASYLRS, from the coding sequence CGCCTCCCGCGGCATCGGGCGGGCGATCGCCCACGCCTTCGCCGACCGGGGCGACCGGGTGGCCGTCCACTCCGGCAGCTCCCGCGAGGCGGCCGAGCGGGTGGCCGCCGAGCTGCCCGGCCGGGGGCACGTGGTGGTGCAGGCCGACGTCGCCGATGCCGAGGCCGTCGGGGCGGCCGTCGACGAGGCGGCGGCCGCGCTGGGTGCGCTGCAGGTGCTGGTGAACAACGCCGGCGTCTACACGGCGCACCCGCCGACGGAGACGTCCTGGGCCGACTGGCAGGCGATCGTGGCGCGCACCCTGCAGGTGAACCTGGTCGGCGCCATGCACGCCACGTTCCGGGCCGTGCCGCACCTGGTCGCGGCCGGTGGCGGCGCGGTGGTCAACGTGACCAGTCGCGGCGCGTTCCGCGGCGAGCCGAACACCCCCGCCTACGGCGCGGCGAAGGCCGGGCTCAACGCCTTCGGGCAGTCGATGGCCCAGGCGCTGGCGCCGCACGGCATCACTGTGGGCAGCGTCGCCCCGGGGTTCGTGCAGACGGAGATGGCGCGGGAGATCCTCGACGGCCCGGGCGGCGACGCCGTCCGCGCGCAGTCACCCTACGGCCGCGTGGCCCGTCCCGAAGAGGTGGCCTCGGCCGTGCTGTGGCTCGCCTCGCCGGGCGCCCGCTTCTCCACCGGCACGATCATCGACGTCAACGGGGCCAGCTACCTGCGCAGCTGA